Proteins encoded within one genomic window of Fuerstiella sp.:
- a CDS encoding TauD/TfdA family dioxygenase — protein sequence MRGIDLSQPLDKRLAAMLTTALAEHCVLFFHDQHLTLEQHKTMGRCFGELHIHPAWPRLVEGHPEIMEIFVDEHTKRIAGEDWHSDVSCDREPPLGTILHMLETPPSGGDTLFSNMYAAFDRLSVRMQQLLTGLTAVHDGEHVYRRGYDNEQQRSETYPRSEHPVIRTHPVSGRKALFVNRTFTTRIVQLPRQESDAILEMLFRLVEQPEIQCRFHWQPGSVAFWDNRCAQHHALWDYYPNRRRGLRVTIRGDAPFYRADSDEVSELNV from the coding sequence GTGCGGGGAATTGACCTGTCTCAACCGCTGGATAAACGCTTGGCCGCCATGCTGACCACGGCACTCGCCGAGCACTGTGTGCTGTTTTTCCATGATCAGCATTTGACACTGGAGCAACACAAAACAATGGGCCGTTGTTTTGGTGAACTGCACATTCATCCCGCATGGCCGAGACTCGTCGAAGGACATCCGGAAATCATGGAGATTTTCGTTGACGAACACACCAAACGTATTGCCGGAGAGGACTGGCACTCGGACGTATCCTGTGATCGCGAACCACCGCTGGGAACCATTCTGCACATGCTTGAAACGCCACCTTCAGGCGGTGACACATTGTTCTCGAACATGTATGCGGCTTTTGACAGACTCTCGGTTCGTATGCAGCAGTTACTTACAGGATTAACAGCGGTACACGACGGTGAACACGTCTATCGCCGCGGCTACGATAACGAACAGCAACGAAGCGAAACCTATCCGCGCAGTGAACATCCGGTGATACGAACACATCCGGTCAGCGGACGAAAGGCGCTGTTTGTTAACCGCACATTCACGACTCGTATCGTTCAGTTGCCCCGACAGGAGAGTGATGCGATCCTTGAAATGCTGTTTCGCCTGGTGGAACAGCCCGAAATTCAGTGCCGTTTTCACTGGCAGCCAGGATCGGTGGCGTTTTGGGACAATCGCTGCGCCCAGCATCATGCTTTATGGGACTACTACCCGAATCGTCGTCGTGGCCTGCGTGTCACCATTCGAGGTGACGCCCCGTTCTATCGTGCAGACAGTGATGAAGTCAGTGAACTGAACGTTTGA
- a CDS encoding Gfo/Idh/MocA family oxidoreductase, translating to MFSNDALTPQASASRRSFLQSGTVAAAGVAARSVRGTEPGSVSDTVRVGLVGAGGRGSGAVENTMSVNDNVKLVAIADVNERKPQSLLRRMEPRYGARAAVAAGKIHTGLDSYKQILDDPDVDLVLFATPPGFRPRHLLEAVQAGKHIFAEKPACVDPAGYKICLKAHTLAEANGTSIVTGTQYRRQTSYLEAVNRIHDGAIGEIISSQMRYCASGIWYRPRKDGMSDTEYQIYNWMHFIWLSGDQIVEQAVHNIDTMNWIMGGPPELAYGGGGRFTRPGDSQMWDNMAIDFIYPGNRMCSFMCRQMPNTDTDNSNVIYGTDGVMTIYGGDRGSLMTDRNGTELWSMSGDIGAAYLQEHKDLVNSIISGRPIVELNDTADSSLTAVIGRMAAYTGKTVTWDFAVNRSALDMFPAELNYGGDMASPPFAIPGRERLS from the coding sequence ATGTTCAGTAATGACGCTCTTACCCCGCAGGCATCTGCAAGCCGACGCTCTTTTCTGCAATCGGGTACGGTCGCGGCGGCCGGTGTGGCGGCCCGTTCAGTTCGGGGGACAGAACCCGGTTCCGTTTCGGACACGGTCCGCGTGGGACTTGTGGGTGCCGGCGGACGGGGGAGTGGCGCGGTGGAAAACACCATGAGCGTCAATGACAATGTGAAGCTGGTGGCGATCGCAGACGTTAACGAGCGAAAGCCGCAATCATTATTACGCCGAATGGAACCAAGGTACGGTGCTCGCGCGGCAGTGGCGGCAGGAAAGATTCACACAGGACTGGATAGTTACAAACAGATCCTCGATGACCCGGATGTGGATCTGGTTCTTTTTGCGACGCCGCCAGGATTTCGACCTCGACACCTTCTGGAAGCTGTCCAGGCGGGCAAGCATATATTTGCGGAAAAACCAGCCTGCGTTGATCCGGCCGGATATAAGATCTGCCTCAAGGCGCATACTCTGGCCGAAGCCAACGGCACGTCAATAGTGACCGGAACACAGTATCGTCGTCAGACCAGCTATCTCGAAGCCGTTAATCGAATCCACGACGGAGCCATTGGCGAAATCATCAGTTCGCAAATGCGGTATTGTGCCAGCGGAATCTGGTACCGTCCGCGGAAGGACGGAATGAGCGATACGGAGTATCAGATTTACAACTGGATGCATTTCATCTGGCTGTCAGGTGATCAGATTGTCGAACAGGCCGTTCATAATATTGATACGATGAACTGGATCATGGGGGGGCCGCCGGAACTGGCCTATGGCGGTGGCGGGCGATTCACTCGGCCCGGTGACAGTCAGATGTGGGACAATATGGCCATCGATTTTATCTATCCCGGCAACCGTATGTGTTCATTCATGTGTCGTCAGATGCCCAACACGGACACAGATAATTCCAATGTTATTTACGGGACAGACGGTGTGATGACGATCTACGGTGGTGATCGAGGCTCACTGATGACCGATCGTAACGGAACAGAATTATGGTCGATGTCGGGTGATATCGGTGCCGCATACCTTCAGGAACACAAAGATCTCGTGAATTCGATCATTTCGGGCCGCCCGATCGTGGAACTCAACGACACCGCTGACAGTTCCCTGACGGCAGTGATCGGACGCATGGCGGCCTATACGGGTAAAACTGTTACATGGGACTTTGCCGTCAATCGTTCAGCACTTGACATGTTTCCGGCAGAACTCAACTATGGCGGGGACATGGCCAGTCCTCCGTTCGCCATTCCGGGCAGGGAACGACTGAGCTGA
- a CDS encoding DUF1549 and DUF1553 domain-containing protein has translation MLFSIPVSGTADEDLSAYPWSFQPVVPVDPPSTVDLHYGAKCRNTVDRFIYRELEEAELEPAPAADRHTLVRRACFDLLGLPPTQKQMDQFSAGLSADGWMKLVDSLLESPHYGERWGRHWLDVARYADSGGYETDIYYRNAWRYRDYVVKSFNDDKPYNIFVQEQIAGDELWPDNLDLDPRRVYVIPETKQRHLEARVGTGFYSLGPRVHESALDAGRLHYETLTDWVDTTASAFMGLTMACARCHEHKVDPFTQEDYFSLQAIFSSSREVELPLWNAMGEADWRQNFPRIVAVGEARRAYQLFEVQTAGTELSPDQTQEKQRLLAAIGEAVLALPERTGGQETIPYDALMHIPTVSVLGREHPQLIKPSYVLERGELQKPQQQMSPALPISLASATSTSAELADGFDSRKQFALWLTRKDHPLTARVMVNRIWHWHFGRGLVETPNDFGFMGEEPSHPELLDWLAAEFVASGWSIKHLHRLIMNSSVYRHSSRFSSSRHLEEDPDNRLLWRMNRRRLEAEALWDAVHSAAGTINLSLGGPPVVPALADDEIASLRDKWHWVVSADTAQHTRRGLYILVRRNFKFPMFQVFDSPVTSQSCPVRDVTTVAPQALWGLNNGSVFRQAMHMAGRIVQESGSDPRNQVIRAWKLALSRLPDEDETESGLQLLRSLEAEESQRLTDPPESLSTAVPERARSLSKLCLALFNLSEFSFVD, from the coding sequence TTGCTTTTCAGCATTCCGGTCTCCGGAACGGCGGATGAGGATCTTTCTGCCTATCCGTGGTCATTTCAGCCAGTTGTCCCTGTTGATCCTCCATCAACTGTCGACCTGCATTATGGAGCAAAATGTCGGAATACTGTCGATCGGTTTATTTATCGCGAACTTGAAGAGGCAGAACTGGAACCGGCACCAGCGGCTGATCGGCACACACTTGTGCGGCGCGCATGTTTTGATCTGCTGGGACTGCCGCCAACTCAGAAACAGATGGATCAGTTTTCCGCCGGACTGTCTGCGGACGGCTGGATGAAACTGGTCGACTCACTTCTGGAGTCCCCGCATTATGGTGAGCGGTGGGGACGGCACTGGCTGGATGTGGCTCGTTATGCTGACAGCGGAGGCTATGAAACAGATATTTACTACCGGAATGCCTGGCGGTATCGCGACTATGTCGTCAAGAGTTTCAATGACGACAAACCGTACAATATTTTCGTCCAGGAACAGATCGCCGGTGACGAACTCTGGCCGGACAACCTTGACCTGGATCCCCGACGTGTTTATGTAATTCCGGAGACCAAGCAAAGGCATCTGGAAGCTCGCGTGGGTACCGGATTCTACTCGCTGGGGCCCCGTGTGCATGAATCGGCACTTGATGCCGGTCGGCTGCACTATGAAACGCTTACTGACTGGGTGGATACAACCGCATCGGCTTTCATGGGACTGACGATGGCGTGCGCCCGATGCCACGAACACAAGGTCGATCCATTCACTCAGGAAGACTATTTCTCACTGCAGGCGATCTTTTCATCCTCTCGAGAAGTCGAGCTGCCGTTGTGGAACGCCATGGGTGAAGCCGACTGGCGGCAGAATTTTCCTCGGATCGTAGCCGTCGGAGAAGCGCGTCGGGCCTATCAGCTGTTTGAAGTACAGACCGCGGGAACAGAACTGTCACCCGACCAAACCCAGGAAAAGCAGAGGCTGCTGGCAGCAATCGGCGAGGCAGTACTGGCGTTACCTGAAAGGACCGGTGGTCAGGAAACAATTCCGTATGATGCCTTGATGCACATTCCGACGGTGAGCGTTCTTGGTCGCGAGCACCCGCAACTGATCAAGCCAAGTTATGTCCTGGAACGAGGGGAATTACAGAAACCACAACAGCAGATGTCTCCGGCTCTGCCGATTTCACTGGCGTCCGCAACATCGACGTCAGCAGAACTGGCTGACGGATTTGATTCGCGAAAGCAGTTTGCGTTGTGGCTGACACGGAAAGACCATCCGTTAACCGCCCGTGTGATGGTCAATCGAATCTGGCACTGGCATTTTGGGCGAGGTCTCGTTGAAACTCCGAATGATTTCGGCTTCATGGGGGAAGAACCGTCGCATCCGGAACTGCTTGACTGGCTGGCAGCGGAATTCGTGGCCAGTGGATGGAGCATCAAACATCTGCACCGACTGATCATGAATTCCTCGGTGTACCGGCACAGCAGTCGCTTCAGTTCGTCGCGACACCTGGAAGAAGATCCTGATAATCGGCTGCTGTGGAGAATGAATCGTCGTCGACTGGAGGCGGAAGCATTGTGGGACGCGGTACATTCAGCAGCCGGAACAATTAACCTCAGCCTGGGTGGCCCGCCTGTTGTTCCTGCCCTGGCCGATGATGAAATCGCTTCACTGCGGGACAAATGGCACTGGGTCGTGTCTGCAGACACCGCGCAGCACACACGTCGAGGGCTCTATATTCTGGTGCGTCGCAATTTCAAATTTCCCATGTTTCAGGTATTTGACTCACCCGTCACCTCACAGAGTTGTCCTGTACGCGATGTAACGACAGTGGCTCCCCAGGCATTGTGGGGCCTGAATAATGGTTCTGTGTTTCGACAGGCGATGCACATGGCAGGAAGAATCGTGCAGGAATCGGGCAGTGATCCGCGAAATCAGGTTATTCGGGCCTGGAAACTGGCACTGAGTCGTCTGCCCGACGAGGATGAAACAGAATCAGGGCTGCAGCTGCTTCGTTCACTGGAGGCAGAAGAAAGTCAGAGGTTAACGGATCCTCCTGAGTCGCTGTCGACGGCCGTTCCGGAAAGAGCCCGATCGCTTTCCAAGTTATGTCTGGCGTTGTTTAATCTGTCTGAATTCTCATTCGTAGATTGA
- a CDS encoding DUF1501 domain-containing protein encodes MNSRRDFLFNGGLGFGSTALGSMLADDVQAQASRTRNPLALQSPDAPGTARNVIFLFMQGGPSHLETFDEKPALAKYDGQLLPKELRDFDLAQINTADSQVMATQFPFRRHGESRLPISSLFPKLSRHADRLAVVRSMHHELFIHGSAMIMMHSGTRLLAHPTVGAWVTYGLGCESNNLPSYIAMTDSVFRNGASMYSSGFLPAVYQGTPMRAEGVPIQNLQRHPSVAGREQRLLLDQINAWNQQHLAGRPGDSRLDARIANYELAYRMQSAAPELIDLSGETKATRDLYGIENGTADRFGRMCLMARRMVERGVRYVQLISAGWDAHGDCKGNHEGQAAKTDQPIAGLIEDLDRRGLLDSTLLVWVGEFGRTPIRQGSGGRDHHPYGFSAWLAGGGVQGGKVIGATDDFGFHAIEDKVHVNDLHATILGLLGIDHEALTYYFEGRVRRLTDVGGQNNLASRLVAS; translated from the coding sequence GTGAATTCACGTCGCGATTTTCTGTTCAACGGTGGTCTCGGCTTTGGCAGCACGGCCCTTGGCAGCATGCTGGCGGATGACGTACAGGCCCAAGCCTCCCGCACTCGCAATCCGCTGGCGCTTCAGTCGCCTGATGCTCCCGGTACAGCCAGGAACGTCATTTTTCTGTTTATGCAGGGTGGCCCCAGTCATCTGGAGACATTCGACGAAAAACCGGCTCTTGCGAAATATGACGGACAGTTGCTGCCGAAAGAGTTACGAGACTTTGATCTGGCCCAGATCAACACGGCAGATTCTCAGGTCATGGCGACACAATTTCCATTTCGGCGCCATGGTGAAAGTCGGCTGCCGATCTCAAGTCTGTTTCCGAAACTCAGTCGCCACGCGGATCGTCTGGCCGTTGTTCGATCGATGCACCATGAACTGTTCATTCATGGTTCGGCCATGATCATGATGCACTCGGGAACCCGACTGCTGGCGCATCCAACGGTTGGAGCGTGGGTCACCTACGGGCTTGGGTGTGAGAGTAATAATCTGCCATCCTACATCGCAATGACGGACAGTGTTTTTCGTAATGGCGCATCGATGTACTCGTCCGGTTTTCTGCCGGCCGTTTATCAGGGAACTCCCATGCGTGCCGAAGGTGTGCCAATCCAGAACCTGCAGCGTCATCCGAGTGTTGCCGGTCGGGAACAGCGATTACTGCTCGACCAGATCAACGCGTGGAATCAGCAGCATCTGGCCGGGCGCCCCGGAGACAGTCGACTGGATGCACGCATTGCGAACTACGAGCTGGCGTATCGCATGCAGTCGGCGGCCCCGGAACTCATCGATCTTTCCGGTGAAACAAAAGCCACTCGGGATCTTTACGGAATTGAAAACGGCACGGCGGACCGTTTTGGCCGGATGTGCCTCATGGCTCGGAGGATGGTGGAGCGAGGAGTGCGGTATGTTCAGCTGATCAGTGCCGGTTGGGACGCCCATGGAGACTGTAAGGGCAACCATGAAGGCCAGGCGGCCAAAACAGATCAGCCGATCGCCGGATTGATTGAAGATCTTGATCGGCGAGGATTGCTGGACAGTACATTGCTGGTGTGGGTTGGTGAATTCGGCCGCACCCCGATTCGTCAGGGATCCGGTGGTCGAGACCATCATCCGTACGGATTCAGCGCCTGGCTGGCCGGCGGGGGAGTGCAGGGTGGTAAAGTGATCGGGGCGACGGATGATTTTGGATTTCACGCGATTGAGGATAAGGTCCACGTCAACGACCTGCATGCCACCATTCTGGGACTGCTTGGCATCGATCACGAAGCTCTCACTTATTATTTTGAGGGGCGGGTTCGTCGCCTGACTGATGTGGGCGGGCAAAACAATCTTGCCTCGCGACTGGTTGCCTCATGA
- the ftsH gene encoding ATP-dependent zinc metalloprotease FtsH — MTANDQDADDTQQDESGSGQSDSDSVRKSGSAGRNNSDSTSESRPGRGLGMMPMLIIAGLLMLVWFLFDSPSNHGTSVPHNFFRTQLLQGNVKSLKVYHMAHGDVFTGTWVNLPNESEKPESITGKLQIDFNTTPLPGWEEDSELREALYQIEPLAVKHSEMTVGMQVLTYLGFSMLLMVVIWFVLRRSSDPFGGGGMMGSFIRSPARRFEKDDKAATFDDVAGLKSAKQDLEEVVQFLKTPDDFTRLGATIPRGVLLVGPPGTGKTLLARATAGEAEVPFFAVNGSEFIQMFVGVGATRVRDLFKTAREQAPCIIFIDEIDAVGRVRGAGVGGGHDEREQTLNQILSEMDGFSQTESIIVVAATNRQDVLDPALLRPGRFDRHVTVDLPVREGRLGILKVHTRKVPLDEDVRLNALAQSTIGYSGAELQKLVNEAALKAARDGKRKVSMDEFLFAQDLVMMGAMREEQLDDSEKKLTAWHEAGHAVLAWFQEGMDVVHKVTIIPRGRALGVTQLMPEKEIYNVSETILRKRLVMMLGGRAAEKLVFNEVSAGAENDIERATSLARKMVASWGMSETVGPVSFKQSEEHPFLGKEMHTYREFSEETARIIDIEVQRIMNSTHDRAIELLIRHRAELDALANALLEHEHIERTQIRELLGPRPGETDDPAALETEMSEGQPAEQSSTTEDLADQDVK; from the coding sequence ATGACCGCCAACGATCAAGACGCCGACGATACACAACAGGATGAATCCGGTTCCGGTCAGTCGGATTCAGATTCAGTCCGCAAGTCAGGCTCTGCCGGCAGGAACAATTCAGATTCGACCAGCGAATCCCGACCAGGTCGCGGACTTGGCATGATGCCGATGTTGATCATCGCCGGCCTGCTGATGCTGGTGTGGTTCCTGTTCGATTCTCCGTCGAATCACGGAACCAGTGTTCCACACAACTTCTTCCGCACGCAACTGCTCCAGGGCAATGTGAAGTCACTGAAGGTTTACCATATGGCTCACGGTGACGTGTTCACCGGGACGTGGGTGAACCTGCCGAATGAATCTGAAAAACCCGAATCCATTACCGGGAAACTTCAGATTGATTTTAACACGACACCGCTTCCGGGCTGGGAAGAGGACAGCGAACTGCGCGAAGCGCTTTACCAAATTGAGCCGCTGGCAGTTAAGCACAGTGAAATGACGGTCGGCATGCAGGTGTTGACGTATCTTGGTTTTAGTATGCTGCTGATGGTGGTCATCTGGTTTGTGCTGCGCCGTTCCAGTGACCCATTTGGTGGTGGCGGAATGATGGGGTCGTTCATTCGCAGCCCGGCACGAAGATTTGAAAAAGATGACAAAGCGGCCACCTTTGACGATGTTGCCGGACTGAAATCCGCCAAGCAGGATCTCGAAGAAGTTGTACAGTTTTTAAAAACGCCGGATGATTTTACACGTCTGGGGGCCACGATTCCTCGTGGTGTCCTGCTGGTCGGTCCCCCGGGGACCGGCAAAACACTGCTGGCCCGGGCAACTGCCGGAGAGGCAGAAGTGCCGTTCTTTGCCGTGAATGGTTCTGAATTTATTCAGATGTTTGTCGGCGTGGGTGCGACGCGTGTGCGTGATCTGTTTAAGACAGCCCGGGAACAGGCACCGTGTATCATATTCATTGATGAGATCGACGCAGTGGGTCGTGTTCGTGGCGCCGGTGTTGGTGGCGGTCACGATGAACGTGAACAAACATTGAACCAAATCCTTAGTGAAATGGACGGGTTCAGCCAGACGGAATCAATCATCGTCGTGGCAGCCACGAATCGTCAGGATGTGCTGGATCCCGCTCTGCTGCGTCCCGGCAGGTTCGATCGGCATGTGACTGTGGATTTACCTGTCAGGGAAGGCCGACTGGGTATACTGAAAGTGCATACGCGTAAAGTTCCGCTGGACGAGGATGTCCGTCTGAATGCACTGGCCCAGTCCACGATTGGTTACTCCGGAGCTGAGTTGCAGAAACTTGTCAATGAAGCAGCACTGAAAGCGGCACGTGACGGCAAACGAAAAGTTTCCATGGACGAATTCCTGTTTGCTCAGGATCTCGTAATGATGGGAGCGATGCGCGAAGAACAGCTGGATGATAGTGAAAAGAAACTGACAGCGTGGCATGAAGCAGGACATGCGGTGTTGGCATGGTTCCAGGAAGGAATGGATGTCGTTCACAAAGTTACGATTATTCCTCGTGGCCGAGCTCTTGGTGTTACGCAGTTGATGCCGGAGAAAGAAATTTACAACGTGAGTGAAACCATTCTCCGTAAGAGACTGGTGATGATGCTGGGGGGACGTGCGGCAGAGAAACTGGTTTTCAATGAAGTCTCGGCAGGTGCCGAAAATGACATTGAACGCGCAACCAGTTTGGCTCGAAAGATGGTCGCCAGCTGGGGAATGTCGGAAACAGTTGGTCCGGTATCGTTTAAGCAGTCTGAAGAACACCCCTTCCTTGGGAAGGAAATGCATACCTACCGGGAATTCAGCGAAGAAACTGCCCGTATCATCGATATCGAGGTTCAGCGGATCATGAATTCAACTCACGACCGCGCCATTGAGTTGTTGATTCGTCACCGTGCTGAACTGGATGCACTGGCAAATGCACTACTGGAACATGAACATATTGAACGTACGCAAATCCGTGAACTCCTGGGTCCCCGGCCTGGTGAAACAGACGATCCGGCGGCACTGGAGACAGAAATGTCAGAGGGACAGCCGGCTGAACAAAGTTCAACCACCGAAGACCTGGCAGACCAGGACGTCAAATAG